In a single window of the Zea mays cultivar B73 chromosome 5, Zm-B73-REFERENCE-NAM-5.0, whole genome shotgun sequence genome:
- the LOC100274356 gene encoding putative cytochrome P450 superfamily protein yields MEQKVLVAVGVAVLLVVVLSKLKSVLVTKPKLNLPPGPWTLPLIGSTHHLVTSPSIYRAMRDLAQKYGPLMMLRLGEVPTLVVSSPEAAQAITKTHDIAFADRHMNTTIGVLTFNGTDLVFGPYGERWRQLRKICVLELFSVARVQSFQRIREEEVARFMQSLAASAGTVNLSKMISRFINDTFVRECIGSRCKYQDEYLDAFDTAVRQTSVLTVADLFPSSRLMQAVGTAPRNALKCRNRITRILEQIIREKVEAMGRGEKTAHEGLIGVLLRLQKEANLPTLLTNDTIVALMFDLFGAGSDTSSTTLNWCITELIRHPAAMAKAQAEVREAFKGKARIISEDDLAGAGLSYLKLVIKEALRMHCPLPLLLPRLCRETCQVMGYDIPKGTAVFINVWAVCRDAKYWEDPEEFRPERFEDTNLEYNYKGTNYEFLPFGSGRRMCPGANLGLGNIELALASLLYHYDWKLPDGVKPQDVQVWEGPGLIAKKKTGLLLRPVTCIAFACSSG; encoded by the exons ATGGAGCAGAAGGTTCTCGTCGCCGTGGGCGTGGCCGTGCTACTCGTCGTCGTCCTCTCCAAGCTCAAGTCTGTGCTCGTCACCAAGCCGAAGCTTAACCTGCCCCCAGGGCCATGGACGCTACCATTAATAGGTAGCACCCACCACCTGGTCACCAGCCCGTCGATCTACCGGGCGATGCGTGATCTCGCGCAAAAGTACGGGCCGCTGATGATGCTCCGGCTGGGCGAGGTGCCCACGTTGGTGGTGTCGTCGCCGGAGGCCGCGCAGGCGATCACGAAGACGCACGACATCGCGTTCGCCGACCGTCACATGAACACCACCATCGGCGTGCTCACCTTCAACGGCACCGACCTGGTGTTCGGTCCCTACGGCGAGCGGTGGCGGCAGCTCCGCAAGATCTGCGTGCTGGAGCTGTTCAGCGTGGCGCGCGTGCAGTCGTTCCAGCGCATCCGCGAGGAGGAGGTGGCGCGGTTCATGCAGAGCCTCGCGGCGTCCGCCGGCACCGTGAACCTGTCGAAGATGATCTCGAGATTCATCAACGACACCTTCGTGAGGGAGTGCATCGGCAGCCGGTGCAAGTACCAGGACGAGTACCTGGACGCCTTCGACACCGCGGTCCGGCAGACGTCGGTGCTGACCGTGGCCGACCTGTTCCCGTCGTCGAGGCTCATGCAGGCTGTGGGCACCGCGCCACGCAACGCGCTCAAGTGCCGCAACAGGATCACGCGCATCCTGGAGCAGATCATCCGCGAGAAGGTGGAGGCCATGGGCCGTGGCgaaaagacggcgcacgagggcttAATCGGTGTCCTGCTCAGGCTCCAGAAAGAGGCTAACTTGCCCACCCTGCTCACCAACGACACCATTGTGGCGCTCATGTTT GACTTGTTCGGCGCCGGCAGCGACACCTCGTCGACGACACTGAACTGGTGCATAACGGAGCTAATCCGGCACCCGGCGGCGATGGCGAAAGCCCAGGCCGAGGTCCGGGAGGCCTTCAAGGGGAAGGCGAGAATCATCAGCGAGGACGACCTCGCCGGGGCAGGGCTTAGCTACCTGAAGCTTGTGATCAAGGAAGCTCTGAGGATGCACTGCCCACTGCCGCTGCTGCTCCCACGGCTGTGCCGTGAGACGTGCCAGGTGATGGGCTACGACATCCCCAAGGGCACGGCCGTGTTCATCAACGTCTGGGCGGTTTGCAGGGACGCCAAGTACTGGGAAGATCCAGAGGAATTCAGGCCAGAGCGGTTCGAGGACACCAACCTTGAGTACAACTACAAGGGGACGAACTACGAGTTCCTTCCGTTCGGGTCCGGCCGCCGGATGTGCCCGGGAGCGAACCTTGGGCTGGGGAACATTGAGCTCGCGTTGGCGAGCCTTCTGTACCACTATGACTGGAAGTTGCCTGACGGAGTGAAGCCACAGGACGTCCAAGTTTGGGAGGGCCCAGGACTGATAGCCAAGAAGAAAACAGGCCTGCTGTTGCGCCCGGTTACCTGCATTGCTTTTGCTTGCTCCAGCGGCTAG